Below is a genomic region from Neovison vison isolate M4711 chromosome 9, ASM_NN_V1, whole genome shotgun sequence.
GACTTCTCCAAACACACATGGCTAACTGAAACCTGGACAAAATCAGAGTCTTATGAGCAAAGAAGGGGGAAGTCAGCTGGGTAGATGACTAGCTGTATCTGGTACACTTTCTTGAATATGGCAGAAAGAGGTGTACTGCTGTATTTCTCTCCAGAGTTTCTGCTGTGTGGTTGTTCTCAACATGTTCCACTTGACTGCTTTCAGCTCCTTCACCAAGACTGCTGTGTCCaatccccatggtaggaaactaTTCTTTTGAGCACCATAGCAGAGAAAATGTGGGCAGATCACACTTCACACAAGGTTGAATAGTCGTATGAGGTTGTGATGAAAATCTAGAGTAAGAGAAAAGTGTTACAAGGGAGGGGGAAATCTTGAAAATGCTTATATTAAACCTAATGTTTCCCTAGTGTAAGAAGCCCTTCACAGGACCACTCACGGACACACACCATGCTTCAACTCTCAGTCCCTGAGTTCCTGAGAGGTTTGGACCTCTGTGAGAAAGTGACATGATCTGTCGCTGTTTGATCTGGGGCACACACTGGCTGCTggtaggggtgtgtgtgagggaagcagtggagggagcagggagaccTGTAGGGAGGCTAGTACTGTGAACCAGGAGAGAGATGACAGAAGTTCCTGCTGGGTTGGTGACCTTAGAAGTCCCAAGGTAGCATGAGGTTAAAAGGTAGTGGTCAGAACAAATTCATGGTGACAGGAACACCTAGGGGTGTCTGGGGAACAGCAGTGGGTGTGTTGACTGGAGACCAAAGGTGCAGGAAGGGTAGCTATGGGAGGGGGAGGTTGGGAAAGGGGCTGGCATAGGTATCATAGAGGGTTCTTAGTGCTGGGGAGGAGTTTGGGCTTTCTGCTGTTGACATCAGgagcttcccccccaccccaagggctCAAGTTTGGCTTCAGGAAGTGAAGCTTGTGGTGGGGGCAGAATGGAGGGGGAGGAGTCAGGAACACCCATGCGGAGTTCCTggctggctgctggggagggtAGCGGGAGTTAGGCCCTGTAAGGCTATGGTTCTCACACTTTATCTCTGATTGCTGAGTGCCTCTGTGCCTGAAAAACCATGAGGCTCAGCTCTGCCCCCAATCCTGGGAGAAGGGGCTTCAGGTTCTCAGATAGCAAGATAAGCTGGTGCTCTACATCAGGGCTGAGATCCACCCTGATTCTGGCTTCCCAGTCTCTTCCTCACTCTGGGAGGGGCTGACAGTTGATGCCTGGGCCTCCCAGACTACGTGCTCCTGCACCTGGTTAACTCCGGGCTGAGCTGGAAATCTGAACCTGAGCTCAGAAGAGGGGTTGTGTGCCTggcagaggggcacagggagctCCGTAGGAACCAGTCATCCTCTCCTGAAGTGGAGCAGAAAAGGCCATTCCAGGAGCTCTGCAAAGACCAGCTTTGACCTCAGCTGGGGAGAGAAGATgctggagagagggcagggacagACCAGACACCAAACTTGATAAAGAGCTCCTATCCTCCCTCGCCCCACCAGTCTGCGCCATTTTTCttcagttcagtttttttttaaaatttatttatttatttatttgacagagagaaatcacaagtagacagagaggcaggcagagagagaggaggaagcaggctccctgctgagcagagagcccgatgtgggactcaatcccaggaccctgagaccatgacccgagccgaaggcagcggcttaacccactgagccacccaggcgtcccttcagtTCAGTTTTTAATTTAGTCCCCTGCTCAGTTTAGGCTGAGAAGTACCAGCTACACTGCTTTCCCTCTAGGTAGTTCTAAGCTATTTACTTAACCCATCCCAGCCCAGTTTACCAGTTCATCCAGTGGAGGCTCTAGCAGGTAAGTCTTCCAAGGCGCAGtccaccccaacccccagctccCATCTTTACCACGTTCCCATCTGATTACTTCCATCTCCACATTGCCTTTTATTAAGATGATCATCAAACGCTCTCTCCCTTGTGGCAGGGGGCATGAGTTCTAGTCCTGTTTGAACACTTATAGCTCTGAGATCTTGGAGAGGTCATTTGCTCTTCCTTCAGGTCTGTAGAAACTCTACACACACTCACAGTATTCTTCTTGTTGAGAATGCATGTGAGCACTGAAATGAGAGTCCTAGTTCTCTCAGTGAGTTGGTTTATGATCCTGGGCTCTagccccatttatttatttatttgacagagagagagagagatatcacaagactggcagagaggagggggaagcaggctccctgctgagcagagagcccgacttggggctagatcccagggctctgcaatcatgacccaagccgaaggcagaagctcaacccacagagccacccaggcaccccaagccccATTCTTCATGAGAATCAGGGACTTCTTTCTTAGTTACCAGGAGTCAGCTCCACTCAGGAACAAAATGAGCATGGAAACCAAATTCTCCTGAAAGGTGTGTATTTGAGGCAGGACAGAATTCATTAGAGTGTCCAGAATCTTGGGCTGTCCAAGGGCACTTAAAGGCTCTACTGGAGGATCCCTTGGTCAGGACAAACTCAGAGATGGGGGTTCCTTCCTGCTGGCTACTATGTCCCAAGAAGAGAgcattatttttctccaaaatcCCTAACTACTCCCAAATTTGAGGCTGGAACTGAGGGAACAGAGACCAAGTTTATTCCATACTTGGGAAATGGCTTCTGCTTAGGGAGGTTATAGAGACCAGAATCCAAGATCTTCCTGCCCTGGCTCTAACTCCAGCTTTCAAGATGTTTCAGGTATAACCTCATTGAATGCCAGGTCACAGTTCACCCTTAAGGTTGGGGCCATAAGGTGAGATGCACTAGGGCTAAATTCCAAGACTCAGAAAGTACAAGCCAGGGAGGAGATGAAGTGCTCCACCCGGCCTTCCTCCTTTGCAGCCCAGCCTGCTCCCCTGTGCAGCCAGAGCCTCAAAGTAGCGCTGGTATCACTGGTTGGGGTTCTTGGTCAGGAACAAGAGGCTCCTGGAAGTTACTCTGGGATCTTTGATCTTGAcaacataatacattttttttccatttctctaaatttctgcctctttgcctagggcctatgaatcacctgaaggTCTTGCTGAAATGCAGGTTCTGGTCTAAAGATCTGGGGTAGGACCTGAGCTTCTGCATTTGCAGTGAGCTCGCAGGGGATGTCCCTGCAGCTGGTATATGGCCAACACTTGAAGTTGCAAGGCTTCAGTCTCTTATGTAAGACAACAGAATCCTGGTCCTTGCATCCAGGATTCAAGTGACCCAGAACAGAGAAGATAAAGAATGTgagagtaggggcgcctgggtggctcagtggattatggcctctaccttcggctcgggtcatggtcccagggtcctgggattgagctccgcatctggctctctgctgagtagggagcctgcttcccttcctctctctgcctgcctctctgcctacttgtggtctctatcaaataaataaataatcttaaaaaaaaaaaagaatgtgagagTAAAGGGGACCTGTCCCCTAGTTTTGTAGCAGGTAAGAATGAGGCCTACTCAGTGTAGGAAGGAAATTGTTCAAGATTTCACAGCCTTTCAGGACAAAAGTTGAGACTTAGGCCTTCtgcataggaaaaacaaaaaggagaactaGAAGATACTCATTGAGGTGTTTGCTGTGCTTTCTCTGGGCCAACTATGGGttcctttggtttctttctttctaacttgtttttgttttttttttttcttttacaatgaaGATGTACCAATTTTtgtaataagaaaacaatttaatAAAACATTCTCACAAAGTTCTTAGTAAATGAGATTATGTTTATGAACTGTGCTGGGTAAACTAACTATGTACATCAGCTTCATGTCATGGGTGTGTAGGTCGGCTTTAACCATCCCTAATTTATTTCAAGGACGTTACTTTTATTCCTCTGGGCACATGAATCGCGGAGATGGGGAAGAAGGCCAGCCGGTTACCATCCACTACCGCCGCCAGCAGTTTCCTGCTCCCCCTTCGCCTCTGCTGTCGGGAAACTTCCCCCAAACGCTGGCGGCAGGAATCTTTCCCCGTAAATTGGGGGAGAAGTCTCCCTAATCCGTTTTCGTAGTAAACGACCTCAGGCCAAGTCTGCTTTTGTTGCTGGTTTCCTAAGCTTAATTGCAAAGCAAagttaatttgaaagaaaataaatgttacagCTCTGGGGCGAATTCTGACGAGCCTTGGGCAATTAGGGAAGAACGCATCTAATTACCCACAGCCCGGGGGCGCCTGCACACGACGCTGGGGGTGTAGGGCCCAGAGAGGGGCAAATGATTTTTCTAGTTCcattaaaggaagaagaaaaagagaaacgtACCTCCCGTTTCGGAGCCCCCAGATGGGGGAACAGGGAGGTTCTGTTCCACGGTTTGGGGATTCCTAGAGTTGGAATATTCCAAGACCCCGCAATGAAATGTCTTCAAGATCTAGAGTCTCACGGACTGCAGGGTCTGCGGGTGACTCGGGCTGTGGTTGAAGACGGGGAGGCGCTCCCTCGCCTGCGCAGCTTCTATTCCAGGCGGGGCGGATGGCGCTCGAGCTTCGGGTGTCCGAGGCCCACGGAGAGGCAGAGAAGCGCTGACGGTCTGTCTTCAACGCTTTGATCCAACCCTCCCGCGTGTCCCCGTCTCTCCCGGGTGGCTCCCGCTGCGCACACCCCGTTCCCTGCTCCCGGTGTCCTCCCTTTCCGGGCTAGACCCTCTTCTAGGGCATAATCACACCCGACAAAAGGGAGAGTTGACAAAAAGGGGAACGGAGGGGAAGATGCGTTCACTTTCCCACCCTATCTTTCTCGCTCCAGGAGGCTTCCATAAGACGGCGCTTTAAAAATTAaggcctctcctccctcctctgcccagcACTTTATAATTCACAAAGCGCTTTTCCGGAAACTCTCATCTTCTTTAACTTAAGGAGGACTCTCTGAGGTGGCCACAAATTCCCATTCACAAATTGGACAGTGGAGAAAAAGGGACTGACAGTTAATGGCCAAAGCGCTGGTCTTGgtaactgaaaaaagaaagggtCAACTCCCGCACTAACTGGGCATATAGACCACCCTTCCCCAGCCTGAATACCACCGTCTGGGCTCTTGCCAGCCACGGACAAAACCCCTGGGTGGAGGGCTCTCGGTTTTTCTGGTAACTGCCAACTAGGCAAAGCATCTTGACTTCTGGGCTGGGAGAGCCAGATTGTCGAGCTGCACATGAAGAACCTTCGAATTTCATTCCTGTAAGGGTCCATAGGGAGATGAGAGAGGCCCCAAACCTAGAGTTTGCCAAGTCTCAGGGCTGGATCTGGAACCTGGACCCACTACAGCAAGGTCAGTGCTCCAGCTGCCTCCTACCTCCAGATGGTCCTTTACCACCACGGAAGTCAGGAAGGACCAGCATCTAGACCTGTGGTGTCCAATACAATAGCCATCAGCAACATACTGCTACTGGGCACCTGACGTGTGGCTAGTCCAAATTTAGATGAGCTGCTAGTGTAAATGCACTCCAGATTTGGAAGATTTAgtctaaaaaagataaaatatcttCACAATTTATATGTTGATTGTATGTTCAaatgatattttggatatatCAGGTTAAATACAATGTATTAGTTAATCtcagctgtttttaaaattttattaatatggctactagaaaaatttaaattacacatGTAGTTTGCATTACACTTCTACTGGACTGTACCGATTGAGACAAATACCCGTCTGGACGGAATCACATCACATTCACATGTCTTTGTGAACAAGATAGAGCAactgccaaaattaaaaataaaaattacgaGTGGTTTTCAGTCTTCTCACACTATCCCCACCTCTTCCCTTGCAAGTTAACTACACAGAAAGGGGCTGAGTATCTCTTGCCAGAACTCgatcaaagatttttattaaaacagtTCATCTGAATCCTCAGGTTTATCTGAAAGCTGCACTCCGAGCCTCCGGAGTGTTTAACATTGGGAATATTCACTCCAGAATAAAAACTTGTAAGATCTCCCAAGAGAAGGGTGAGAAAGTGGTTGGATTTTCTATGATTTTGGTCAGCTTGACGCTTAAAATGAACGGATACAAAACAAAGTGAAAGATCCAGTTTCTTTCTAAAGCTTACTTCACTGACAGCcccaattattttttctctttccttttcatgaGGCAGAGGGTGCCAGGGATGGAAGAGCCAGCTCGACCAACGGAGAGCTGTCACCAAAGGGCTCCCCTGACTCCTGTGGTCTCTCTGAATTTTAGTCTGCCAATTTGGTCCAGGGTTGCTTAATGAAAAGAAAGAGTGGGCaatggaaaaatttatttttacctgcCTCATTAGAAAACCGAATTTATGACCTAGCAGTAACAACTACCAAATGATCAGCACATCATGCTCAAAAGATTCaagaaattataatataattgCTGCCTGGAACCAACCCAGAGACTTTAGGTTAGGCGGTTGCCATGACCTCTATTCCTGTACCTGGGAATAGGGCTAGGCCCTGGGTGGTCCCCCCTATGCTGCCAAATATGCAAGGCGGCATCCATGACGACAATAGGGCCCTTAAAAGATCACACGGGGGTCCAATCCTGCAGCCCTCCTGTCAAACAGATGGGGGAACAGAGGGTTTGGGCGGTGAGACTTAGGTCACACATAGAGCTGAGGCACGAACAGTCTAGACTGAGTCAGGTCTGTAGTTCTTAGAGGCAGGGAAAACCAGCCCCTAGTCAAACGGAGCAGAGAtttccctgttttgtttgtttttttaaagagggaggcTACTTCTCTTGCAAATTCATCCTCCGTAACTTAAGGAAGATGCTACTGGAGCCTTTTTGTTACAGTAACCTAATCAAAGGCACAAGAGGCAGAACCGTGTAAAAAGGCCCGAGTTTCTTGCAATTTAGGGAAGAGTGAAGACGTGATTCCCCACAATGCGGATCCTAGACTCTGGCATAGGCATTGCGCTGCGCCCCCATTATCGCCCAGGACTCTCCCCAGTAGAATGTCAGAAAGGCCTGTCCTTCGGAGCTTCGCCTTATCGAGGGTCCTTTGTCCCAGTCCGTGGGCCAccgcagcccctccccacctcctcccattTCAAAAGCGaaccgggtgtgtgtgtgtgtgtgtagtgcaCCGGTTCCTTCCACGCGGCGCTCAATCCTCTCTCCAGTTCTGTTCTCAGGTCTGGGGGATACTTAGTTCGTGTGGACAGCCGAGGTATCTGGGAATTTTCGACTGTAGGCCGGGCTCACATGGCGGACACATATCGATCCACACCGCCGGGATAGGCAGTCGCATGGCGAGCATGGTAGGCGCCTCCACTGCTCCCTCCGAGCTGCCCACCAGGATTATAGCAGGGCGCCAGCGCTCCGAACTGGCCGGGCGATGTGCGCCCATAGAAGTCCACCGCGGTTTCGACGCCACCACCGCTGCCACCCGCGGAGGGCGAGGCGGGCCCAGCCAACCGGCCAGCCGCTGCGAAGAGGGCACTGCCCGCCCCTTGCGGGTACGCGCCATCCGGCCCCGCGTAGGCGGCCGCATAGGCGGAGGGATTGGCAGGTCGGGCCCCAGCGCAGCCCGCAGGCTGGTAGCCGGTGGAGGCGGCGGAAGCGCCCGCCGAGGCAAAGGCGCAGGAGCCCGCGGGCCCCGACGGCGCGGGGCCCAGTTCAGGACTGAGCGGCCGCTCAGGCACCAGGCCGAAGACGCGGCACGGACCTGGCGACGCAGCGGGGTAATAGACTGGGGGCGGCGCGCCGAGCGACGGCGGGGCATAGCCTGCGTAGACGGCGCCCGGATAAGGCGCGCGGGCCGCGGGCACCGCGCCCGGGAatatggcggcggcggcggcggcggcggcggcggcggcggcggcggccgcgtcGTGCATGTAGGCTGGGTAAGTGGAGAGGTCCGAGCGCTTGAAACGCTTGCGGCGGCGCAGGAAGCTGCCGCTCTCGAACATGTCCTCGGCGTTGGGGTCGAGCGCCCAGTAGTTGCCCTTGCCTGGACGGCCGGCCTCGCGCGGGATCTTGAGGAAGCAGTCGTTGAGCGTCAGGTTGTGGCGGATGCTGTTCTGCCACTTTTTGGGGTTGTCGCGGTAGAAGGGGAAACGCTCGGTGATGAACTTGTAGATGCCGCCCAGCGTGAGGCGACGCTCCGGCGCGTGCGCGATGGCCATGGCAATGAGCGCGATGTAGCTGTAGGGCGGCTTTCCGCGCTGCAGGGGGCGCTTCCGCCGACGCCCGCCCGCGCCGCGACCCGCCGCCTCTGCCGCGACCCCGGTCCCAGCCTCACCGCGCTCCTCCTTCACGGCCGCTAGCGCCTCCgtctgcggcggcggcggccggctcTCAGCCGTCATGGCGCAGCCGTCCCGCGTCCCGGGGTGTCCCCGCCGCCCGCTGCTGtcgaggggcgggggcgggttTGGGAGGCGGAGAGGCTGGGCTGCAGGGCCAAGGAAGCGGGCACTGGGCCCCACTGCGGAGAGCGCTGGGAGGTCTCGTGGGCTGGCAGGGGTGACCGGGAGGCTCGGTGCCCGCAGTGTCCGGGCTGGCTCGGTGCAGACAGAGGCTCAGGAGTGTCCCGCCCACCGACGGCTCTGCTCGTGTTCTGGAGCTCGAGGCCAGGCACCGGCAGCGGTGTTGGGACCGGGCCTAGTCCCCGGTCGCGGGCTGAAGAGCCCTTTGCACGCGGTGCCCGACGGTCAAGGGGTCCGGAAGCGGTCCTGGGGCTGGGGCGCCTGCAGCTGCTCTGTGCTTGCCGCTGATCTGAGGCTAACTTTCGAAGTCGTGCGCCCAGAAGAGGCTCCAGGCCCGAAGGCCTGAAGCGAAGGCAGTTGAGACAGACGTGGGGCACTCCGGTGGGGGCTGCCTAGGCGGCGCCTCTGTGGCCCAGCCTGCGGAGGGCAAGGAGGCAAGATGAGCACTGGTACGGGCCAGGCGGGTAGGCCGGCAACTGTTCTCTCTTCACCGTTGGCCTCCGGCCGCCGAAACTGCAGGCGAGGCGCTCCCCTGCACACACCCGGACCAGCTCCTCCCTCCGCCGGCTTCTCCTCCTTAAAGGCGCCAGGAAGGTCGGGGCGGCGCCCGGTGCCCGCCCGCCCCCCGACTGCCCGCCCCCTGGGCCCCGGTGCACCTCTGCAGGTGGGAGCAGCTGTGGAGGCGCGGCGGGAGCCCTACAACGTCAGAGCGGGGAGGGCACTCGGAGCTCGCCGTGGCTGGCTTCCCCTGCGCGCcgacggggagactgaggcctggagaggccAGGGACTGTCTCGGGAGACCTTGGCGCGGGAACTCAGCGCTCCCGGACTTCACTAACCTCTGCAGCAGGCTGGGACCCGCAGGTGAAAAGGACCGGCtcgcttcatttttttttttttttttggtcaggagAGGTGAGGAATGGCTGAGGGGGTGCTTGGTTCTTGTGGAGCAGAGAATGGGGAAGGAAGACGACCTTCCAGTCGGCTGGCGCTTAAGGTATTTCAAGGGTGATTTTCAAACCCCAAAACTGCCTTGCCCATTGCCCATCCTGTCCCACATCCTTCAGACGAGGATTCCTAGGCCCGATCGGGGAGGTGGATTGCCCCAGCCTCACCTTTGCCGCTTAACGGAGCCTCACACCTTCCGCTGTGTTAAGAGGCGCTTCGCCCGCTCGATCTGTGCCCGAGGCAACCACTTTCTCTGTTtgggtcccaggttcctggacaGCACGGAGTGTTTGCACCTCGAGAGACCTTCCGCTGCCAATTTTTAGGGAAAGCTCCCTCCCCATCAC
It encodes:
- the FOXE1 gene encoding forkhead box protein E1, with amino-acid sequence MTAESRPPPPQTEALAAVKEERGEAGTGVAAEAAGRGAGGRRRKRPLQRGKPPYSYIALIAMAIAHAPERRLTLGGIYKFITERFPFYRDNPKKWQNSIRHNLTLNDCFLKIPREAGRPGKGNYWALDPNAEDMFESGSFLRRRKRFKRSDLSTYPAYMHDAAAAAAAAAAAAAAAIFPGAVPAARAPYPGAVYAGYAPPSLGAPPPVYYPAASPGPCRVFGLVPERPLSPELGPAPSGPAGSCAFASAGASAASTGYQPAGCAGARPANPSAYAAAYAGPDGAYPQGAGSALFAAAGRLAGPASPSAGGSGGGVETAVDFYGRTSPGQFGALAPCYNPGGQLGGSSGGAYHARHATAYPGGVDRYVSAM